Genomic window (Methanosarcinales archaeon):
ATTAATATTATCTGCTAAAAGTATAGAGCCAACATAAATCATCATATTTATGTATCTAAATTGACATTTAATAATTATGGTAATGCAACCTATCATCTATCAAATGATTACAGCTGCTTTTATTATTTTTATATTGATGATTATTACCCTTATGTCAATTCTGGGATTATTTCTCATACAAAAGAAAAGGGCAATTCGAAGATTGTACTTGCTAAGACCCATCTTCGTCGAGCTTCTCAGAAGTAAGACTAACGAGGTCGCAACCATCATAAAAGTGCCAAATCTGTTAGGTGATCCCATGGAGGTGAAGGTGCCGTTGTACAGTATCGAGACAATAAGGCGTGAATTGGTCAAAAATGGTGAGAAAAAACACCTGTTGTGGCTCTCTATATTGGTTTGCACGGCCTATGAAGATGTATTGAGTTTCAAGAATGAAATTATTATTAGCATGAAAAATGACCTGGAATCACAGGGACTTGACAAGGAATCGGAAAATCTTACAGATATCTGTAAATTTCCGATTTCAGCATTTACATTTTTCAAGGTACTTACCTGTATTATGGAAAGTACTATTGTTCCGTCATCAAATTTTTATGAGATAAGGAAAAATGCTGATGGGTATAACTTCACCCGGGATGTTAATACTATACGAAAATTCAATATAATTATTGGATATTTCAAGTATTCAGGGCTGTTAATTCCGGGTCTTATTATTTCCGGAGTATTACTCCTTTATCCAGGGTCCGTACCAGAACCGGTAATCTGGATACTGTTGTTGATAGTGATAGTAATAATATGTTTGATAATATTAGGGTCATTTATCATAGATAAAAAATTATCAAAACCATTGACATGCAAAGATATTGAATTTGAGATAAAACAGAACATTCCAGCTCTGAAAATACGGACGTAAGGGGCTCGTGTCAAATTGGTATTCTTATCTGATGTTCATACCCATATATTTCCTGAAAAGATAGCATCAAAAGCCATACAGGGAATGGAACACCAATATGGAGTTAATAAAAACCGATTATCCTTTCAGGGACCTTGGTGGAAACCATGAATATCATGAATATGGATATTGAAAAAAAGCATATAGAAATGATACTGTGTGGTAATACTGCACGACTGTTCAAAATAGATGGTGTTGTTGGTGATGAATGTTGAGGACTATTGACTGGAATGATGAAAATGATACCATAATTATGGTTGACCAAACTCTGTTACCTCAAGAATATAAGTTGATCGAGTGCAATGCTCTTGGATCCCTTTCTGAGGCAATAAAATCACTAAGGGTTCGGGGTGCCCCTGCACTGGGTGCTGCCGGGGGATTCGGGATCGCACTGGCAGCTGCCAGGAGTACTGCAAGGTCAATGGAAGAATTAATGAATGAGCTTGCTGCTGCGGGGGATATGATAAAAGGGACCAGACCAACAGCTGTGAACCTGGCCTGGGGAGTGGACCGGGTATTGAAAGCTGCTATGGATGCATATGATATTGATAGCATTCGTAAAATCGTGAGACAGGAAGCTAAGGCAATAGCCGACGAGGATGTGGAACTTAATAAACGCCTGGGTGCGCATGGTGCCGAACTACTGGAGGACGGGGATACTGTGATGACACACTGCAATGCGGGCCGGATGGCGTGTGTTGACTGGGGTACGGCCCTGGGTGTGATACGCAGTGCTGTGGAGATGGGGAAGGATATCAAGGTTATAGCCTGCGAGACCCGGCCCCTGAACCAGGGCAGCAGAATCACTGCGTGGGAGTTGATGGAAGACAAGATCCCTGTGACCCTGATCACTGACAGCATGAGCGGTCATGTGATGCGCGAGGGAATGGTGGACAGTGTTATCGTGGGTGCTGACAGGATCACGCAGGATGCGGTGTTCAATAAAATAGGCACTTATACCCACAGTATTGTGGCAAATGAACATGGTGTGCCTTTCTATGTGGCAGCTCCGATATCAACATTTGATTTTGAAAGGATGGAGGATGAGGTGGAGATAGAACTGCGGGACGGCGATGAGCTGCGATTCATGGCGGGACGACAGATCGCACCGCTGAATGTGGAGGTTTATAACCCGGCTTTTGATGCTACGCCTATGGAGAATGTGACAGCTATAATTACTGAGAATGGTGTGTTCAGGCCGCCGTTTTTGGTGGATGAGGTTCGTTTTGCTCAATGATAATGATTGTAAAAAATCAGACAATTCAATCCTCTACTCAATATATGTCTAGAATAGAAGCAATTCGTCATCAAATCTCACAATATCATCCTCACCCACATACTCCCCAAGCTGCACTTCTATGATCTCAAGTGCAAACTTTCCTGGATTAGATAACCTGTGCTTTACCCCGGGACTGATAAAAGTACTTTCCCCCTGATGCAGGAAAAACTTCTTTTTACCTACATGCACGCATGCGGTCCCTGTAACCATTACCCAATGCTCACTCCGGTGATGGTGAAGCTGCAGGCTTAATGTCTTTCCAGGTATCACCCGGATCTTCTTTATCTTGTACCGCTCTGAATCCTCCATGACCGTATATGATCCCCAGGGGCGGTACACCGTTCTATGAAGTGTATGAAGTGAAGCACGTTCATCGTTTCGATCTTTAAGTACACCCACGATGTCCTTTACTTTCTGGCTGCTTGAACGAGGACAAACAAGC
Coding sequences:
- a CDS encoding S-methyl-5-thioribose-1-phosphate isomerase; this encodes MLRTIDWNDENDTIIMVDQTLLPQEYKLIECNALGSLSEAIKSLRVRGAPALGAAGGFGIALAAARSTARSMEELMNELAAAGDMIKGTRPTAVNLAWGVDRVLKAAMDAYDIDSIRKIVRQEAKAIADEDVELNKRLGAHGAELLEDGDTVMTHCNAGRMACVDWGTALGVIRSAVEMGKDIKVIACETRPLNQGSRITAWELMEDKIPVTLITDSMSGHVMREGMVDSVIVGADRITQDAVFNKIGTYTHSIVANEHGVPFYVAAPISTFDFERMEDEVEIELRDGDELRFMAGRQIAPLNVEVYNPAFDATPMENVTAIITENGVFRPPFLVDEVRFAQ